In Leptolyngbya sp. 'hensonii', the genomic window TCGATCGGGTTGGGGATCAACAGCTCCCAGCAGACCCGAGTCCTGCTGCTGCGGTTCTTGAAGGGACCTGGACGCACCTATGACGAAGATGCAGCGATCGAAGCCTTGCAGCGAGGGTTTCCCCACCTGATTGACCAGGTCCGAACCGGCAGAGCAGAATTCTTTGGCCCAGATGAAATTACCCGTTTTGATCGGATGGAAGCCCAGCGAGGATGGGATGTGGCCAAAGGTGCGATCGCTTCAGGGCTTTATTCGGTCGTCGTCCTGGATGAGCTGAATCCAGTCCTAGATCTGGGGCTGCTCCCGGTAGAGGAGGTTGCCCGGACATTGAAAAACAAGCCGGAGCACATGGAGATCATTGCCACAGGCCGGGGCACTCCCCAGGCCCTGCTGGATATTGCGGATCTGCATTCGGAGATGCGGCCCGTGCGGCCCTATCGCCAGGAGGATTCCCTGAACAATGGGTACAGTTCGGGGAGCGGAAAGATTGAGATCTACACAGGGGACGGTAAAGGCAAATCTACCAGTGCCCTCGGAAAAGCCCTACAGGCAATCGGTATTGGCATCAGCCAGGATAAATCCCATCGGGTGCTGATTATCCAGTGGTTAAAGGGAGGGAGCGGCTATACCGAAGATGCAGCCATCTCAGCCCTGCAACAGAGTTATCCCAGCCTGGTGGATCATCAACGGTGTGGTCGGGACGCGATCGTCTGGCGGGGGCAACAACAGGAGATCGACTATGTAGAAGCTGAACGGGCCTGGGAAATTGCCCGTGCAGCCATCGCTTCCGGATTATACAAAACGATCATCCTGGATGAGCTGAATCCCACCGTGGATCTGGAGTTGCTTCCTCAGGAACCGATCGTGCAGGCTCTGCTGCGGAAACCACGCGATACGGAAATCATCATCACTGGTCGCTGTAAGAACCCCCCAGCCTATTTTGACTTAGCCAGTGTGCATTCGGAAATGATCTGTCACAAACACTATGCCGAAAAAGGGGTGGATCTAAAACGAGGTGTGGATTTCTAAACAATTACTGTGTCAGTCCCGAAGAAAAAAGTTTTTGATCCATTCATTGAACGCTGCTGTAAGTTATGAAGTTTGAACACATTTTTACAGTTCCGGCCCTTGTCCTCACCTTTGGTTGGAGTTCTGTGGTCATCGCTCAAAATCGAATCTATAACCCAGTTCCATTTCAACCGGGGGGGCAAGTCAGCGATCGGTTGAGCAATAAGGACATTCCCACAGGCCAGGGAGGCTTTGCTCGGGATTATCTCCTGACCCTAACCGCAGGCGATCAGATTGCGATCGATCTGTCTTCGGATGAGTTTGATACCATCATCATCCTGATGGATGCAGACGGGACGACGATCGCGGAGAATGACGACGGTCCCGATGGCAGTACGAACTCGCTCCTGTTTACCCGCATTACCAAGACTGGGAGCTATATTGTGCGGGTTCGGGGCTTTGGTGAAACAGCGGGGGGAGCCTTTAAGCTAAAAATTACGCGATTAAAACCTGCTTAGGACAGCGGGAACGTGTAAAATGATCTTAGCGTTAGATTTTCCTTGCAGAAGTAAG contains:
- a CDS encoding cob(I)yrinic acid a,c-diamide adenosyltransferase; protein product: MVKTGVGIRTAQTRSERIVGQIHVYDGAGKGKSQAGLGVVLRSIGLGINSSQQTRVLLLRFLKGPGRTYDEDAAIEALQRGFPHLIDQVRTGRAEFFGPDEITRFDRMEAQRGWDVAKGAIASGLYSVVVLDELNPVLDLGLLPVEEVARTLKNKPEHMEIIATGRGTPQALLDIADLHSEMRPVRPYRQEDSLNNGYSSGSGKIEIYTGDGKGKSTSALGKALQAIGIGISQDKSHRVLIIQWLKGGSGYTEDAAISALQQSYPSLVDHQRCGRDAIVWRGQQQEIDYVEAERAWEIARAAIASGLYKTIILDELNPTVDLELLPQEPIVQALLRKPRDTEIIITGRCKNPPAYFDLASVHSEMICHKHYAEKGVDLKRGVDF
- a CDS encoding PPC domain-containing protein; translated protein: MKFEHIFTVPALVLTFGWSSVVIAQNRIYNPVPFQPGGQVSDRLSNKDIPTGQGGFARDYLLTLTAGDQIAIDLSSDEFDTIIILMDADGTTIAENDDGPDGSTNSLLFTRITKTGSYIVRVRGFGETAGGAFKLKITRLKPA